The Chloroflexus aggregans DSM 9485 genome segment GCGGCATGCGGCGGCGTACCTCGGCTTGTGGTCGATGACTCAACTGCTCTTCCGCGGCTTAGGTATCTTTGCCGGTGGTGCGATACGTGATATTGCGCTATTCGTCAGCGGATCGTATACTATAGCGTATGCTGGCGTCTTCTTACTCGAAGCGCTAGGGCTGTTTGTGTGCATTGCCATCTTGCAACGGGTAGATGTGCCTGGCTTTGTGCGTGGTGAAAGTCGCCCGTTAGGCGCATCGGCTACCCTCGCGGCAGCAGATGGGTAAGTGAGAGCATATAGTCGCCGATTGATCATTGCCGTTGGCAGCACATCATCAGCCACCGGCAACCAAATGTTATGATGCGTATATCACCATTATGGATTGTCGTCTTGGTTGTGCTCTTCGTCGGTTGCGGTAGTGCGGCACCACCAGCCCCCACACGTTCACCGGTCGAAATTCGGCAAACCCAAGTAGCTCTGCAAGGGTTACCGACCGTTCCACCGGCGCCCACCGAACTGACACAGCCCACCTCAATTCCCCGACCGACACCGGATGTGGTAGCGCTGCTGAACCTCACGCCTGATGATCCACGTGCATTAGGCGACCCCAACGCACCGGTGTTGATGATCGAATTCACCGACTATGAATGCCCCTTCTGCGCGCGGTTTGTGAGCGAGACACGCTCTCGCCTCATCAGCGAGTTTGTCGAGGCCGGTATAGTACGACTCGTCGTGCGTGACTTTCCGCTTACCTCGATCCACGCTTCGGCGGTACTGGCAGCCAGCGTCGCCCACTGTGCTGCGGCCCAAGATCGGTTTTGGCCGGTGTATGAGATGTTGTTTCAGACCCATAACGTTGAGTGGGGCGGTGTCCCCCGGCGCGATCGACCCGTTTTAGTCGAATTAGCCGGCAAGCTAGGTGTTGATACTGCTCAACTCGCGACGTGCCTCG includes the following:
- a CDS encoding thioredoxin domain-containing protein produces the protein MMRISPLWIVVLVVLFVGCGSAAPPAPTRSPVEIRQTQVALQGLPTVPPAPTELTQPTSIPRPTPDVVALLNLTPDDPRALGDPNAPVLMIEFTDYECPFCARFVSETRSRLISEFVEAGIVRLVVRDFPLTSIHASAVLAASVAHCAAAQDRFWPVYEMLFQTHNVEWGGVPRRDRPVLVELAGKLGVDTAQLATCLDDPATEAAVLNEVALATQLGINSTPNFLINGQIVRGALPFENFASLIRQLAKP